The genomic interval GTTCTGCATCGCCAGCCACATCGCCCCCATGCCGGTCGCACAGCCTTGGAGGAAATGCCGACGCGTGTCACTCTGCAGCGAAGCGAGTTGAGATTCCAGTTTTAGTCGTTCGTTATTCATGATTGATTATCTGTTTGGGGGCGATCGCTGGTGTCGGTACGATGCATTTCACTTCGTGACGACTTCGTCCAAATTCAGCAAGACGCTTGCGACGGTCGTCAGTGCGGTCAGTTCCGTCGTGCTGGAATTCTCGTTTTGGCTTTGTTCTTCGTTGTCTGAGTCGATGGCGACGCTGTCTGTTGCGACGCTGTTGTAAAGCTCGATCAGATCACTCACATCGGCTTCACCCGGCTCGCGTCCGGTGACAACAATGAATCCCTGACGAATCTGATCCTCGGGCGTTGCGGCTGATTTCTGCATCCGACGAGCGAGCCCTTCGGAGCATTCGATGAAGGTTTGGTCGTTCAACATCATCAATGCTTGGACGGGAGTGTTGGAGTTCATCCGCCTGGGAGTACAGAATTCGCGTGACGGTGCATCAAAGGCGGCAAACATCGGGTAGGGAATGCTGCGTTTGGTGTACGTGTAGATCGAGCGGCGGTATCGATTGTCGTCGTTGACTCCGGGCGTGTTCCATTTGTCGCCGCCGGAGAAAGGTCGCCAGACACCGTCGGGGATCGGAGGGTGGACCGGCTTGCCGAATGGTTTCTCGCTCAACAACCCGGCGAATGCGAGTGCCTGATCTCGGACGATTTCCGCGGACAAGCGATTTCGGGGGCCACGAGCGAGCAGGCGATTTTGGGGATCACGCTCGTTGAGTTCGGGACGGATCTTGGAGCTTTGCCGATACGTGCTGGAGAGCACCAGTTCACGGATCAGCCGTTTTCGGCTCCATTGGAACTCGTTTTGGAAACGAACCGCCAAGTCGTCCAGCAAGCGGGGGTGCGACGGCGGTTCGCCGGAGTCGCCAAAGTCTTCTTCGGTGGCGACCAAACCGATGCCAAAAAGTCTGGCCCAGATCCGGTTGACTTCCACGCGTGCGGTCAGCGGATTCTCTGGGCTGACCAGCCAACGGGCCAAAGCCAGTCGGTCGGCGGGAACGTCCGCGGGCAAGGGTGGCAACGAATCGGGAGTGTTGGGGGTCACCTCCTGATCTTTGGTCAAAAACAATCCGCGCTGAAAAACATGCATCGGACGTTTGAAACGCTCGGGGCGTTCTCGCAAGACCGGCGTTGCCACCGAAGCGATCTTGGAGCGTTTTTGATTCAGCTCTTTGAGCTGTGCTTGCTGTTCTTGAAATGACTGATCGTCGACGAGTTTTTGGAAATGGTCCGAATCGGTCACCGCCAAGTGACCGCGGCGGGTGAGCAAGGAGAACGACGCGAGAATGAAAATGCGATGATTCAGTTTCAGTTCGATACGTGATCCGGCAGGCACGTCGAGCGGTGAGTCCAGCACCAACGCGGCTTGTCGTGGATAGTGGATCCGTGAGAACGCCGCAAAGCCTTGGTTGGATTTCGCATTCAGGCTTTCCTGGGGATCATAAAACGGCTCCGGTTCGTCGATGACCAGTCGGTCGAGTTTGATCGGCGTCGGGTTTTCTTGACCGGGAACGATCATTTCCGCCGAGACGTGAGACAACACAAATCCCCATTCGGAATCACGAACGGCGGTCTCCGGATCCAACGGCAATGCGGTCAGGCGGATCGCCGAGAGTTGTTTCAGGTTCTCCGGCAAGGGAGCCTGAAGCGTGATTTGTGTGTCCCGGCTGACCGTGTCGACGGTAAAGAATTCGTCATGGTCGCCCTTCCGTTCGACTTGCAATTGCGTGGCAGTGTTGGACGATGCGGTCAAGTCGACGAGAGGTTGCCAGATCGTTTGATTCGCCAGGATCTCGTATTCACGCTGCCACGTTTCTTTTTGCAGGTCTCTGATCTGGCGATCCAGTTCCGACGCGGCGTCGTAGTCGCTGGTTTGCACGGGGACTTGGAGAGTCGGCCATTCTTGGTCCAAGTCACAGTCGGCGGTGTTGTTAAAGAACGCGGCGAACTCGTAGAACTCTTCGTGACGGAACGGACCGTAGGGGTGGCTGTGGCATTGCACACATCCGAACGTGACTCCTTGCCAAGTTTGCCAAGTGGTGCTGACGCGATCCAGGACCGCTGCGACCCGGAATTCTTCGTCGTCCGTTCCGCCTTCCTCGTTCGTCTGTGTCATACGATGACCGGCCGTCGCCACGATGTCACCGATACTGGGCTCGGGCAGCAGGTCACCGGCCATTTGCTTGATCGTGAACTGATCGTATGGCATGTCGCTGTTCAAGGAGTCGATCACCCAATCGCGGAACTTCCAAATCTGCCGTTGCCCATCCAGTCCGAGACCTTTGGAATCCGCGTAGCGAATTTGGTCCAACCAGACACTTGCCCATCGTTCGCCAAAGGCGGGTGAGTCCAGCAGTTGATCGACCAAGTTACTGCAGGCTGTCTCCGAATCATTGGCATAGTTCGCCAGGAACGCCTCGCGTTGTTCCGGCGTTGGCGGCAGTCCGGTGAGGTCCAGCGTCACTCGGCGAAGCCAACGTTCAGGCGAAGCATCTGGCGACGGCTCAAGTCCCGCGTGGGTCAAGCGATCCAATACAAAACGGTCGACAGGTTCACGCGGCCACTTGCTGTCGCCGGTATCGGGTGCGGTTTGGGGCTTGGGGGCGACGTAAGCCCAGTGTTCTGACCACTGAGCACCTGCGCTGATCCAACGTCTGAGCGTCGCAATTTCATCTTCGCTGAGTCCGCGTCCATGGTCCGGCGGCGGCATCTTTTCGTCTGCGTCCTCTGACGTCACGCGATCGATCAGGACAGATTCGTCGGGCTGGCCGGGTTCAACGATCCATCCGTCAGGCGGAAGCACTTTGTCGCGGTAAACGAACGACACGTCGCCCGCTTGTTTGACTCCGCCGTGACAGGCGGTGCAGTGCTCCGTAAAGATCGGCCGCACATCGTCGTTGAAATTGACGGTCGTCACGTTGGGTTTGTCGTCGCAGAACGCTGCGTTTCGTCCGGTGACCAACAGCAAGCCGACGGCGATCGCGCGAGTGGTCAAACTGGCATTCATGGATTTGGTCAAATGGTTCAAAGTTGATTCTTGCGCTAAGTAAAGAGTGTGCGTTGCTACCCAGATATTTTGACCGCAAACAGCAGGTCGGATACCCCCCGGAGAGTGCAAATGCGGAGATGTACGTCAGGCTTTCCAGCCTGACACCTCACGGCAACAGGTTCAGGGGTATGTCAGCCTAGAAAGGCTGACGTACGGCCAACGTACGGGTCACCTCAGTCCGACGGGTTTGCCGTCGAGTTTCCAATTCGGGTCAATCGTCACCCCCAAGTGTACCAGTGCGGTCATCGGCAGATCGACCAGCTCCGTCGGAGATTCGATGGGGCCTTTTGCCGCATCGCTGCCGCTGACGATCAGGAATGTCGTGTTGATCTCCGGCAAATCGTGTCCTCCACCGTGGCTGGTGCCCCGTCCTCCGTGATCCGTCGACACCAGCACCAGCCAGTGTTCACTCTTGTAATTGGGACGCGACCGCAGTGCAGCGAGCACCTTCTGCACGTTCGAATCCACGGTTTCGATCGCCGACAGGTAACTCGCGACGGAAGGATGAAAGCCGTCTCGATGTCCGGTTTCATCGACGGCGCCAAAATAGACCATCATGGCGTGTGGATCATCGCTCGCCAGTATCTCCGCCGCGTCCCTCGCGATCACCGCGTCTTGTTCGGTGTACCCATCGGCTCCTTCGGCTGGATACACCTTGTGCACATCGGCATGGCTGACGATGTGCGTGTCGATCGGTTCCCAGTCGACCAGTGAGACGGTTCGCGCAGCGGGGAACCGTTGTTTGATACGTGCAAAGAAGTGCGGAAAGTCGACGTAGTTCTTTCCTTTGAAGCTGTTGTCGTGAACACCATGTTTGTCCGCCCAAACACCGGTCAAGAAACTGGACCAACCGGGACCGCTGACCGTGTTGTTGAAACGGTATCGTTTGCCAAGAATCTGCGTCGATTCGCTCATGGCTCCATCGGCGACCAAACTGTCCAACGCAGGGGTCTTTGCGGCTTGCAGCGCATCGCGACGACAGCCATCGATGCCGATGACCAAAACGCGACGTTCTGGAGTTTGTTCACAGAATCCCGAAACAGCCCCAAGGCAGACGACCGACGCAATGAATGTCAGGTGGCAAAAGAAACGCATGGATGAATGGCCTCAAGTCGTACAGGGAAAGCATTCTAGCGATGGTTTCACTAGTGTAACCGATCCTGCGCGACTCATCTTCACGGCATCGTCGTCAATTCGCAGCACGCCGCGCAGGTAGAGCGCTCCATCGATAGCAGAACGCAGCGGAAATCATTGCCCCGAGCCCGGCCAACGCGAGATCCTTTTGCGGGTCCCACACGTCACCCTGTTGACCGTTATACGACTCCGCCATCTGCGGCGAGAATGTGATGGCGATTTGCCATTCAATGACTTCGTAAATTGCACCGACTGCCAGCACACAACTGATCGCCAAGAGCGCAGCTGCGAGTGGCTTCAGACCACAACTGCGTTGCAACCATTCTGAAAACATCGGAACGCCCAAGACACCGGATGCGAAATGCACAAGGCGATCGTAGTGATTGCGTTGCCAACCAAAGATCTCCGAGATCGAAACCCCGAGCAGAGATTCCGAGGCAGCGTCGTAGGGGACGAAGGAATAGATCCAACGAGCGCCGATCAAATGCAGCCACAGAAAGCCAATGGCACATGTGAACGACAGAGTTGTCGGCGAGAGTCGAACGACGGCAAACGCGATCAATGCAACCGCCACCAACGTCGGAATGTGTTGCAGAATCAACTCCTCCGGATACGGGGCATCGACGAAAGACGCAGGGATCGCGATGGCGGTCAGTATGATAATCACTAGTCGCGTTTTCATTGAAGGCGCCGCTCGTTGATTGGATTGATGGTATCCTTGACGAATCACGGTTGTACCATCAAGGCCCCCCAAGAGTTCGATGAATCCTTACGAACCTCCCGGCGACATCAAACACCGTCTCGATCCGCAGACAGATATTGCTGATCCGCAGACAGATGACGAACGATCCGATTCGCATGTGAGGATGTTTCTCGGTGCAATACTCGGTTCGATCGTGTTTGGCTTGCTGATGGAATTGATCAGTCGGCTGAACTGAGGGATGGTGCATGGTGATGGGAGTTCTGACGAATCCCATTACGGTGGTGGCGCCGACTTGTGGGGCATCCGAAGCGGCCAGCGGATGCTAAGATGCCGCGATGTTTCCACTGAGATGTACCGTTCGAGCATGCGAGGAGCCACTCAACTTGAGTGACAGCGGTTTGCGTTGCGCTCGCGGTCACCATTTTGATCGTGCCAAGGAAGGTTACTGGAGTTTGCTGCAGCCACAGGATCGCAAGTCAAAGAATCCTGGCGATTCGGAGTCCGCCGTGCTGGCTCGGCATCGTTGGCTGCAACGCGGACTTGCGAATGGTTTGATCGATGCGTTGCGTCCATGGGTTGATGGTGATGCAGTCAGCGGCGATGGGGGAACCCGTTCCGAAGCGATGATGACGACGCTGGATTTGGGATGTGGGGAAGGCACCTTTGGTCCGGCGTTGTTCGGCGAGCAATCCGCTGGTTACTGCGGCATCGATCTCTCCAAACGCGCGATCAAGCTTGCGGCGCGGCGTTGGCCCCCGGCGACTTGGGTGCTGGCCAACGCGGATCGTGGCTTGCCGGCGGCCGACGCCAGCGTCGACCGTGTGCTGTCCCTATTTGGCCGAAGACCGACTGGTGAGATCCAGCGAGTGCTAAAACCCAACGGAATTTGTGTCGTGGCGGTTCCCGGCGAAGAAGACCTGATCGAGCTGCGCGAGCAGGTCCAGCAGTCCGGCCATCGACGTAGTCGTTGGGAGTTGGTGGTCGACGAGATGAACGCGGAGGGAATGCAGTTGGTCGAGCACCAGCTGTGGGCTGAACGTGTCGATTTGGAGCCCGACGCGATCGCGGATGCACTCGCGATGACCTACCGCGCTGTTCGTCACTCTCAGCAAGCACGCTTGGAATCGGTCACTGCGACGAGAGTCACTCTCGCTGCCGACCTGATGCTGTTTCGACGATCTGCAGCAAGTTCAGCCAGTGACTCCACAGAATGACCGAAGGTCCGGTTATCATGTGGCGGTTGAATCGCATCTGAATCGCATCCCGCCACATCTGACTTTTCACGACTTGGAGTCATTCCCCCATGAGATCCTCGGCACTTCCTCCATTGCTGTTTTTTTTCCTCTGCTCGATCTGCTTGACTGGCAAGCTGGCGGCAGCGGACGCACCCCGCCCCAATGTCATTTTGATCTTTATCGATGACATGGGTTACGGCGACGTCGGGTTCAATGGTGCCACGGTGCCTAAGACACCGAACCTGGATCAGATGGCCCGCGAAGGAACCAAGTTCACGGATTTTTATGTCGGATGTGCCGTGTGTTCAGGTTCTCGAACGGCACTGATGACCGGGTGCCACTACCAGCGACTCAGCATGGCGCCGGTGCTGTTTCCCAACAGCGATCGAGGGCTGCATCCCGACGAAGTCACCTTGGCGGACATGCTGCGGGCGACCGGATACCGCACGAAGTGCATTGGCAAGTGGCACCTGGGACACTTGCCCCCGTGTCTGCCTACCTTTCAAGGATTTGATTCCTATTGGGGCATCCCATACAGCAACGACATGTGGATCGATCCGGCCAATCGCATCGCAGATGACGTCGTGGTTCGCGACGGTTTGACCGTTGAGGAGATGCGTGAGGGTCACACGGGCAAGAACGTTGTTCCGATCATGCGTGACGAAGAGGTTGTCGAGTATCCCGCCGATCAAACGACGATTACGCGGCGCTACACGGAGAAAGCGATTGAGTTCATCAGCGAAAAACGCGACGAGCCGTTCTTTCTGTACTTGCCCCACACGATGGTCCACTTGCCTCTGGCCGTGTCTCCGGCATTCGACAATCCGGATAAGGACTTGATCACCAACGCGATCGAGGAAGTCGACTGGTCGGTCGGCGAGATTCTCAAGAGTGTGAAAGCTGCCGGGATTGCCGAGAACACACTGGTGATCTTTACCAGCGACAATGGCGCAGCCGTCGGATCGTCGTTGCCACTACGTGCCAAGAAGGGCAGCGTGTACGACGGGGGTATTCGCGAGCCCACGCTGATGTGGTGGCCGGGCAAGATTCCAGCGGGGGCAGTGTGCAGCGAAGTGGCGGCGTCGATCGATGTGATGCCCACCCTGGTCAATTTGTGCGGTGGCGAATTGCCCGAGCGAAAGATCGACGGCAAAGACATCTGGCCGTTGATGAGCGGCGCTCCCGATGCCAAGAGTCCCCACGAAGCGTACGTGTTGATGCATGGCCCGGGAACGGTCCGTAGTGGGAAATGGAAGTTCTATCCTTGGCAAGAAGGCAAAGGAAAACAGAGCCGAGACAATGCGAAGTGGAAACCCTCCACCGATCCGGTTCAGCTGTACGACACTGTCGCCGACATTGGTGAAACCACCAACGTTGCTGCTGCGCACCCGGAGGTCGTCGCACGATTGCAAGCAGCCTATGACGCGCACGTGGCGGAAATCAAAGCCAACACGCGTCCGACCGCTCAGATGACTCGTCCGGCCGGATCACCCCCGCCCAAACGGCCCGGCAATCCCAAGCCAAACGCAAAGAAGCAGAAGGCGTGAGCTGATTGGCAAGGAAGCGACGTGCGGCCAAACGAAGCGTGTTTGCCTCGTAGCCGAAGGCGCAGGAGGCACCACTATCGGCTCAATCCAAAGTCAAACGGTGTGCCCAACTGCGTCTTTGTCGACGTGGCGAAGCGGATTTCGCAGAGAACGTGCTTGGGACTGGTCAGCGAAACGTTTCCGCCCGCTATCGACTTGGAAAGTCGAGCGACAATTGTCGTTCGACTCTCAGAGTCGAAAACGCTTTCACGCCATCCCAAAGCCAAAAACCGAACTCAGGACTCCAACGCTATCGACTTGAAAAGTCGATAGCGTGCTCCCCAAATCCGTATTCCATCATCCATCACGTTCAACACAGCCCGGCGTACGCCGATTCACACCTTCGTTTTCGCGTCTCGGAGAGACGCGACC from Stieleria varia carries:
- a CDS encoding PSD1 and planctomycete cytochrome C domain-containing protein; protein product: MNASLTTRAIAVGLLLVTGRNAAFCDDKPNVTTVNFNDDVRPIFTEHCTACHGGVKQAGDVSFVYRDKVLPPDGWIVEPGQPDESVLIDRVTSEDADEKMPPPDHGRGLSEDEIATLRRWISAGAQWSEHWAYVAPKPQTAPDTGDSKWPREPVDRFVLDRLTHAGLEPSPDASPERWLRRVTLDLTGLPPTPEQREAFLANYANDSETACSNLVDQLLDSPAFGERWASVWLDQIRYADSKGLGLDGQRQIWKFRDWVIDSLNSDMPYDQFTIKQMAGDLLPEPSIGDIVATAGHRMTQTNEEGGTDDEEFRVAAVLDRVSTTWQTWQGVTFGCVQCHSHPYGPFRHEEFYEFAAFFNNTADCDLDQEWPTLQVPVQTSDYDAASELDRQIRDLQKETWQREYEILANQTIWQPLVDLTASSNTATQLQVERKGDHDEFFTVDTVSRDTQITLQAPLPENLKQLSAIRLTALPLDPETAVRDSEWGFVLSHVSAEMIVPGQENPTPIKLDRLVIDEPEPFYDPQESLNAKSNQGFAAFSRIHYPRQAALVLDSPLDVPAGSRIELKLNHRIFILASFSLLTRRGHLAVTDSDHFQKLVDDQSFQEQQAQLKELNQKRSKIASVATPVLRERPERFKRPMHVFQRGLFLTKDQEVTPNTPDSLPPLPADVPADRLALARWLVSPENPLTARVEVNRIWARLFGIGLVATEEDFGDSGEPPSHPRLLDDLAVRFQNEFQWSRKRLIRELVLSSTYRQSSKIRPELNERDPQNRLLARGPRNRLSAEIVRDQALAFAGLLSEKPFGKPVHPPIPDGVWRPFSGGDKWNTPGVNDDNRYRRSIYTYTKRSIPYPMFAAFDAPSREFCTPRRMNSNTPVQALMMLNDQTFIECSEGLARRMQKSAATPEDQIRQGFIVVTGREPGEADVSDLIELYNSVATDSVAIDSDNEEQSQNENSSTTELTALTTVASVLLNLDEVVTK
- a CDS encoding alkaline phosphatase family protein, producing MRFFCHLTFIASVVCLGAVSGFCEQTPERRVLVIGIDGCRRDALQAAKTPALDSLVADGAMSESTQILGKRYRFNNTVSGPGWSSFLTGVWADKHGVHDNSFKGKNYVDFPHFFARIKQRFPAARTVSLVDWEPIDTHIVSHADVHKVYPAEGADGYTEQDAVIARDAAEILASDDPHAMMVYFGAVDETGHRDGFHPSVASYLSAIETVDSNVQKVLAALRSRPNYKSEHWLVLVSTDHGGRGTSHGGGHDLPEINTTFLIVSGSDAAKGPIESPTELVDLPMTALVHLGVTIDPNWKLDGKPVGLR
- a CDS encoding DUF2238 domain-containing protein, giving the protein MKTRLVIIILTAIAIPASFVDAPYPEELILQHIPTLVAVALIAFAVVRLSPTTLSFTCAIGFLWLHLIGARWIYSFVPYDAASESLLGVSISEIFGWQRNHYDRLVHFASGVLGVPMFSEWLQRSCGLKPLAAALLAISCVLAVGAIYEVIEWQIAITFSPQMAESYNGQQGDVWDPQKDLALAGLGAMISAAFCYRWSALPARRAAN
- a CDS encoding methyltransferase domain-containing protein — its product is MFPLRCTVRACEEPLNLSDSGLRCARGHHFDRAKEGYWSLLQPQDRKSKNPGDSESAVLARHRWLQRGLANGLIDALRPWVDGDAVSGDGGTRSEAMMTTLDLGCGEGTFGPALFGEQSAGYCGIDLSKRAIKLAARRWPPATWVLANADRGLPAADASVDRVLSLFGRRPTGEIQRVLKPNGICVVAVPGEEDLIELREQVQQSGHRRSRWELVVDEMNAEGMQLVEHQLWAERVDLEPDAIADALAMTYRAVRHSQQARLESVTATRVTLAADLMLFRRSAASSASDSTE
- a CDS encoding sulfatase family protein, whose product is MRSSALPPLLFFFLCSICLTGKLAAADAPRPNVILIFIDDMGYGDVGFNGATVPKTPNLDQMAREGTKFTDFYVGCAVCSGSRTALMTGCHYQRLSMAPVLFPNSDRGLHPDEVTLADMLRATGYRTKCIGKWHLGHLPPCLPTFQGFDSYWGIPYSNDMWIDPANRIADDVVVRDGLTVEEMREGHTGKNVVPIMRDEEVVEYPADQTTITRRYTEKAIEFISEKRDEPFFLYLPHTMVHLPLAVSPAFDNPDKDLITNAIEEVDWSVGEILKSVKAAGIAENTLVIFTSDNGAAVGSSLPLRAKKGSVYDGGIREPTLMWWPGKIPAGAVCSEVAASIDVMPTLVNLCGGELPERKIDGKDIWPLMSGAPDAKSPHEAYVLMHGPGTVRSGKWKFYPWQEGKGKQSRDNAKWKPSTDPVQLYDTVADIGETTNVAAAHPEVVARLQAAYDAHVAEIKANTRPTAQMTRPAGSPPPKRPGNPKPNAKKQKA